A genomic stretch from Telmatocola sphagniphila includes:
- the truD gene encoding tRNA pseudouridine(13) synthase TruD, with translation MTISQYVDPLMLTADLPGVGGRIREQLDDFQVEEIPSYLPSGEGEHLFLWIEKRNVSADWLLKQVALRLDIPRRDIGCAGLKDRHAITRQYISIPAKFEDRVSKINGEDIQVLHATRHNNKLKTGHQRGNKFIIRVRGVNIEQAPHLEAILARLKAQGLPNYYGEQRFGRDNQTLEMGLKQLQGEKLRLPPFLRKLSLSAVQSALFNAVLENRIRDQLFSKVLPGDVMQKISGGLFVAEEVAVEQERFDRRETVHAGPIYGKKTFAAKAEAALREEKVLMESGLTIQSFEGFGNLLEGTRRANVIGMEELESSIDSEGLVLKFSLPSGSYATVLLREIMKTQVPLESTATSEENTDGEGDS, from the coding sequence ATGACAATAAGCCAATACGTCGATCCCCTGATGCTGACCGCCGATCTTCCCGGCGTCGGAGGCCGAATTCGCGAACAACTCGACGACTTCCAGGTGGAAGAAATTCCCTCTTATCTCCCCTCGGGCGAAGGAGAACATCTCTTTCTCTGGATCGAAAAAAGAAACGTCAGTGCGGATTGGCTCCTCAAACAGGTGGCGCTGCGATTGGATATCCCGCGTCGCGACATTGGCTGCGCCGGCCTGAAGGATCGACACGCTATCACCCGCCAGTACATTTCTATACCGGCCAAGTTTGAAGACCGAGTTTCTAAAATAAACGGGGAAGACATTCAAGTGCTTCACGCCACCCGTCACAACAACAAATTAAAAACCGGCCATCAGAGAGGGAACAAGTTCATAATCCGAGTGCGCGGCGTCAACATCGAACAGGCGCCGCATCTGGAAGCGATCCTGGCCCGACTTAAAGCGCAGGGCCTTCCAAATTACTATGGAGAACAGCGCTTTGGCCGGGACAATCAGACCCTGGAAATGGGCCTGAAGCAACTGCAGGGAGAAAAGTTGCGTCTGCCTCCTTTCCTGCGAAAGCTCAGCTTGTCCGCTGTACAATCAGCACTCTTCAATGCCGTTCTGGAAAATCGCATCCGAGATCAACTCTTTAGCAAAGTTCTTCCGGGTGATGTCATGCAGAAGATCAGTGGCGGTCTTTTTGTAGCCGAGGAGGTCGCTGTGGAACAGGAGCGATTCGACCGGCGTGAAACGGTGCACGCCGGCCCGATTTACGGGAAGAAAACCTTCGCTGCAAAAGCGGAAGCCGCCTTGAGAGAAGAAAAAGTACTTATGGAATCGGGGTTGACCATCCAATCCTTTGAAGGATTCGGCAATCTCCTGGAAGGCACACGACGAGCCAATGTGATTGGAATGGAGGAATTGGAATCGTCGATCGATTCGGAGGGGCTCGTTCTCAAATTCAGCTTACCCAGCGGCTCCTACGCGACTGTGCTTTTGCGCGAGATCATGAAGACTCAAGTCCCGCTCGAATCTACTGCGACGTCGGAAGAGAACACCGATGGGGAGGGTGACAGCTGA
- a CDS encoding aldehyde dehydrogenase family protein, with protein sequence MKFQPVAFLEETRRARVALSEFSGPSLLPIRKLRALLVEKKAEICESVRQDIGRAPAEVLASDLLPFADACRFLERRARAILRPRAVPSSEMPVWAIGARDVIYRKPWGVVGIIGTWNYPILLNGVQILQAMRAGNAVLWKPSELTPKFSNVLKELFDAAGFPRELFQILPATREAGPQLLEADIDHLVFTGSDTVGRKIALSCAGRLLPSTLELSGCDAMIILPDADLEMAARAAWYGITLNQGQTCVALRRIFLLQNQLSEFSDLLKKTATDRKVRPLVTSGQLKQARAIMEEAVANGAKELFADAPANSEDLPGMPATFLTDVRPSMRLCQEAIFAPLAGILTYTDLSDLRSQLNNCPFALGSSIFSRDVTAANQLALQLAPGLVVINDAINPTAHPASPFGGRNSSGWGTTQGAEGLLAMTVPQVVSIRKGKFRPHYDAANGGVNAGTERMLHGILNWKHAPSFGLRIRGIWNMIRGMMQSTKKDHT encoded by the coding sequence ATGAAGTTCCAACCTGTTGCATTTCTGGAAGAGACCCGGCGAGCCCGAGTCGCTCTCTCGGAGTTTTCCGGGCCGAGTCTACTGCCGATTCGAAAACTCCGCGCTCTGCTCGTCGAGAAGAAAGCGGAGATCTGTGAATCGGTTCGACAGGATATCGGTCGCGCACCTGCCGAAGTCCTGGCGAGTGATCTACTGCCTTTCGCCGATGCCTGCCGATTTCTGGAACGAAGGGCGCGGGCGATCCTCCGGCCACGAGCGGTTCCAAGCAGTGAGATGCCCGTCTGGGCGATCGGCGCGCGGGATGTCATTTATCGAAAACCCTGGGGGGTGGTCGGAATTATCGGCACTTGGAATTATCCCATTTTGCTCAATGGTGTGCAAATACTTCAGGCAATGCGTGCGGGTAATGCCGTGCTTTGGAAGCCATCGGAATTGACTCCTAAGTTTTCCAATGTTCTCAAGGAGCTTTTTGACGCAGCCGGTTTTCCCAGAGAGCTCTTTCAGATTCTTCCTGCCACGAGAGAGGCCGGGCCGCAGTTGTTGGAGGCCGATATCGATCATCTCGTGTTCACGGGCTCCGATACCGTTGGCAGAAAAATTGCTTTGAGCTGCGCGGGAAGATTGTTGCCATCGACGCTGGAACTTTCCGGTTGCGATGCCATGATTATTCTTCCGGATGCCGACCTGGAAATGGCGGCCCGGGCGGCATGGTATGGCATCACGCTGAATCAGGGGCAAACTTGCGTGGCCCTACGGCGGATATTCCTCCTTCAAAACCAGCTGTCCGAGTTTAGCGATCTGTTGAAGAAAACCGCTACGGATCGAAAAGTCCGACCTCTGGTAACATCCGGCCAGCTGAAGCAGGCTCGCGCGATCATGGAAGAGGCCGTGGCTAACGGCGCTAAAGAATTGTTTGCGGATGCACCGGCCAACTCCGAAGACCTACCCGGAATGCCGGCCACGTTTCTTACCGATGTGCGGCCTTCGATGCGACTCTGTCAGGAAGCGATTTTCGCTCCTCTTGCGGGAATTCTGACCTATACCGACTTGTCCGATTTGCGAAGCCAACTGAACAACTGCCCGTTTGCGCTCGGCTCTTCAATTTTCAGTCGCGATGTTACAGCCGCAAATCAACTGGCATTGCAACTGGCCCCCGGATTGGTTGTTATAAACGACGCGATTAATCCTACTGCTCATCCGGCGAGTCCCTTCGGCGGCCGGAATTCGAGTGGATGGGGCACCACTCAGGGGGCGGAAGGACTGCTGGCAATGACCGTGCCTCAAGTCGTCAGTATTCGCAAAGGAAAATTCCGACCGCATTACGACGCGGCGAATGGCGGAGTGAATGCCGGTACAGAACGCATGCTCCATGGTATCCTGAATTGGAAGCATGCCCCCAGCTTCGGCCTTAGAATCCGTGGAATCTGGAATATGATCCGCGGAATGATGCAATCGACCAAGAAGGATCATACATGA
- a CDS encoding dipeptidase — protein MIIFDAHLDLAWNAIDWNRDLLKPVAEIRQAELAAEKIDFLARGVNTVSFPELRRGKVGIFIATLLARLFRSNSLPPLSRYSSMQAAYASAHGQMAYYKALVAEGVLVWITDAAALKKHVQNWLEFDAGKTQKEPPLGFILSMEGADPILHPYQVEEWYGTGLRIVGPAHYGVSPYAHGTSTIGGLFDWGKPLLQEMDRLGMILDVTHLSDQCFAEALEIYKGPVLASHHNCRALVDDQRQLSDEQINRLIERGAVIGAAFDAWMLSPKWVRGKNTPQERNVTIATVVDHIDHVCQLAGNVNHSALGTDLDGGFGKEQSPHDLDTIVDLQRIPDLLKSRGYSPLDIEKIMWRNWFDFFVKNLK, from the coding sequence ATGATAATATTCGATGCACACCTCGATCTGGCGTGGAACGCGATTGATTGGAATCGCGATCTGCTAAAGCCCGTGGCCGAGATTCGCCAAGCGGAATTGGCCGCGGAAAAGATCGATTTTCTGGCACGCGGGGTGAATACGGTCTCTTTTCCGGAACTCCGCCGAGGCAAAGTCGGAATCTTTATTGCAACTCTGCTGGCCCGACTCTTCCGATCGAATTCTCTCCCTCCCTTGTCGCGCTATTCTTCCATGCAGGCCGCTTATGCCTCGGCACACGGGCAGATGGCTTATTACAAAGCCCTGGTTGCCGAGGGGGTTCTCGTCTGGATCACCGATGCAGCCGCATTGAAGAAACACGTTCAAAACTGGCTCGAGTTCGATGCGGGTAAGACACAGAAAGAGCCTCCACTCGGGTTCATACTCAGTATGGAGGGGGCCGATCCCATTCTGCATCCCTATCAGGTCGAAGAATGGTACGGCACCGGCTTGCGGATTGTGGGACCTGCGCACTATGGAGTGAGCCCCTACGCCCATGGAACGAGCACAATCGGTGGGCTCTTTGATTGGGGTAAGCCGCTACTTCAAGAGATGGATCGGCTAGGCATGATTCTGGACGTGACCCATCTCTCCGATCAATGCTTCGCAGAAGCCTTGGAAATCTACAAAGGACCGGTGCTGGCCAGCCATCACAACTGCCGGGCACTCGTCGACGATCAGCGCCAACTGAGCGATGAACAGATCAACCGACTCATCGAGCGTGGGGCGGTGATTGGTGCGGCCTTCGACGCCTGGATGCTCTCGCCCAAATGGGTGCGCGGGAAAAATACTCCGCAGGAGCGCAATGTGACAATTGCGACAGTGGTCGATCATATCGATCACGTCTGCCAATTGGCCGGCAATGTGAATCATTCCGCCCTGGGCACCGATCTGGATGGGGGGTTTGGCAAGGAGCAATCGCCCCACGATCTGGATACGATCGTCGATTTGCAGCGAATTCCCGACCTCCTGAAATCGCGAGGCTACTCCCCGCTGGATATTGAGAAGATCATGTGGAGGAACTGGTTCGATTTCTTTGTCAAGAATCTGAAATAA
- a CDS encoding GNAT family N-acetyltransferase translates to MKPSAQLLESVSLRATCEEDLPKLFELHREPQGCWMAAFINRDPEDRKAFQEHWMKVLADPLIYARTILVDSEVAGNIGSFLWDNQRQVGYWLGQRYWGRGIASRALKLFLEEFSIRPLHASAAFDNLASLRVLQKVGFQITGQEKSFARARNQEIDEIMLMLKS, encoded by the coding sequence ATGAAGCCTTCTGCACAACTATTGGAGAGCGTCTCACTTCGAGCTACATGCGAGGAGGATCTGCCCAAATTATTTGAGCTTCATCGGGAACCGCAGGGTTGCTGGATGGCGGCTTTCATCAATCGGGACCCGGAAGATCGCAAGGCCTTTCAGGAACACTGGATGAAGGTTCTTGCTGATCCGCTGATCTATGCTCGAACGATTCTGGTCGATTCCGAAGTTGCCGGGAATATCGGCAGTTTTCTCTGGGATAACCAACGACAGGTCGGTTACTGGCTCGGGCAGCGATATTGGGGTCGAGGCATAGCCAGTCGGGCCTTGAAACTCTTCCTGGAGGAATTTTCAATTCGTCCGCTCCATGCCAGTGCGGCTTTCGATAACCTCGCTTCTCTGCGGGTTCTTCAGAAAGTGGGCTTTCAAATCACCGGCCAGGAGAAATCGTTTGCCCGGGCTCGTAATCAGGAAATCGATGAAATTATGCTTATGTTGAAATCCTGA
- a CDS encoding S9 family peptidase — MLRLLPVIFLLFVPLAPIYSQDASPARLTLNRIYESSDFRGESVNFNKWLEGSSYLIWESAVSPKKGNNLVRVDAAGKKEILIEGESLIPPGSKEPLAIHGYELSKDHDLMLIFTNSAKVWRQNTRGDYWIYRKSTGKLTKLGGDAKPSTLMFAKLSPDATKVAYVRENNLYVEPTAGGSPLQLTSDGTDEVINGTFDWVYEEEFYCRDGFRWNPDSKSIAYWQLDTRGVKKFTMIDNTSETYPKLITFAYPKTGERNSACKVGVVSAEGGATKWIDVPGDTKTDYYIPRMDWASSEKELLIQRINRKQKAIDVMLADVAAGTIKTLYTDRDEAWVDVHDDASEWIDGGKEYTWISEQDGWRHLYAISRDGSSFRKITKGDFDVIKVLKVDEKTKSVYFIASPDNPTQKYLYRCTLDGTGTAERVTPAEQPGTHDYNISPDAKIAFHTYSTFSSPPRVEMVSLPDHKVLQTLASNDKLREAVSKLAQSPVEFFRADAGNGVKLDGWLMKPPGYDPTKKYPLLFHVYGEPAGQLVNDTWGGSEYLWYLMLNQQGYMVACVDNRGTPCPRGRDWRRSVYRKIGVVASEDQAAAARELLKRPYIDPERVGIWGWSGGGSMTLNMMFRHPEIYKVGMSVAPVPDMRLYDTIYQERYMGLPQDNPEDYKKGSPITHAAGLKGKLLIVHGTGDDNVHYQGTEKLINELVSLKKPFSMMAYPNRTHSISEGKGTSYHLRQMLTQYLYDNLPAGPK, encoded by the coding sequence ATGCTGCGATTGCTACCCGTTATCTTTCTGCTGTTTGTTCCCCTGGCTCCCATTTACTCCCAGGATGCCTCGCCAGCCCGGCTGACACTCAATCGCATCTATGAATCCAGCGACTTTCGCGGCGAATCGGTGAATTTCAATAAATGGCTCGAAGGAAGTTCTTATCTGATTTGGGAATCCGCTGTTTCACCCAAGAAAGGAAACAATCTGGTTCGCGTGGATGCGGCCGGGAAAAAAGAGATTCTGATTGAGGGGGAATCCCTAATTCCACCCGGATCGAAAGAACCACTCGCGATACACGGCTATGAACTCTCGAAAGATCACGATCTGATGCTGATATTCACCAATAGCGCGAAAGTCTGGCGTCAGAATACTCGAGGCGATTACTGGATTTATCGTAAGTCGACGGGAAAACTGACTAAACTTGGCGGAGATGCCAAACCTTCAACTCTCATGTTCGCGAAACTTTCGCCAGATGCCACAAAAGTCGCTTACGTGCGCGAGAATAATCTCTATGTAGAACCCACCGCGGGCGGCAGTCCCTTGCAATTGACCTCAGATGGAACCGACGAAGTCATCAACGGCACCTTTGACTGGGTGTACGAGGAGGAATTCTACTGTCGGGATGGCTTTCGCTGGAATCCGGATAGCAAGAGTATCGCATACTGGCAGCTGGATACCCGCGGGGTGAAGAAATTCACCATGATCGACAATACTTCCGAGACCTATCCGAAATTGATCACATTCGCATACCCGAAAACGGGCGAACGCAATTCGGCCTGCAAAGTAGGAGTGGTCTCTGCGGAAGGAGGAGCAACCAAATGGATCGACGTTCCCGGCGACACTAAAACAGATTACTACATTCCTCGAATGGATTGGGCGTCGAGCGAAAAAGAACTGCTGATACAGCGAATTAATCGTAAACAGAAAGCCATCGATGTCATGCTGGCGGATGTGGCCGCTGGTACGATCAAGACCTTGTATACCGACCGCGATGAAGCCTGGGTCGATGTCCACGACGATGCTTCGGAGTGGATCGATGGCGGCAAGGAGTATACCTGGATCAGTGAACAGGATGGCTGGCGACACCTCTATGCCATTTCGCGGGACGGCAGCTCTTTCCGCAAAATTACCAAGGGAGATTTCGACGTCATCAAAGTGTTGAAGGTGGATGAAAAAACTAAATCGGTATACTTCATCGCTTCTCCCGACAATCCCACGCAAAAATATCTTTATCGTTGTACTTTGGACGGAACCGGTACGGCGGAACGAGTGACACCGGCCGAGCAACCCGGCACGCACGACTACAATATCTCGCCTGATGCCAAGATTGCTTTTCACACCTACTCCACGTTCAGCTCCCCACCCCGAGTGGAAATGGTTTCCCTGCCGGATCATAAGGTGCTTCAAACTCTGGCCAGCAACGACAAACTGCGAGAAGCCGTGAGTAAGCTGGCTCAATCACCCGTGGAATTCTTTCGGGCGGATGCGGGGAATGGGGTGAAGCTCGATGGCTGGCTGATGAAGCCGCCGGGCTACGACCCGACCAAGAAGTACCCGCTGCTATTTCACGTTTACGGCGAGCCGGCCGGTCAACTGGTGAACGATACCTGGGGCGGCAGCGAATATCTCTGGTATCTGATGTTGAATCAGCAGGGCTACATGGTCGCCTGCGTCGATAATCGCGGAACGCCATGTCCTCGCGGCCGAGATTGGCGCCGATCAGTCTATCGCAAGATTGGCGTGGTTGCCTCCGAAGATCAGGCGGCGGCCGCTCGAGAATTGTTAAAACGGCCTTACATCGATCCCGAACGTGTCGGGATTTGGGGTTGGAGCGGCGGCGGATCCATGACTCTGAATATGATGTTTCGTCATCCCGAGATCTATAAGGTCGGCATGTCAGTAGCTCCGGTGCCCGACATGCGACTTTATGACACGATCTACCAGGAACGATATATGGGGCTTCCTCAAGATAATCCGGAAGATTATAAGAAGGGGTCTCCCATCACTCATGCGGCCGGGTTAAAAGGAAAATTGCTGATCGTGCACGGCACCGGCGATGACAACGTGCATTATCAGGGGACGGAAAAACTCATCAATGAACTGGTGAGTTTGAAAAAGCCTTTTTCCATGATGGCTTATCCGAATCGAACTCACTCGATCAGCGAAGGCAAGGGAACGTCCTATCACCTCCGTCAGATGCTGACCCAGTACCTTTACGACAATCTTCCGGCAGGTCCGAAATAA
- a CDS encoding YHYH protein — MRRIIFGLIALGFGAILITSPLFSQPPGGDKGGKGPPRFELGTVLPPPLLEELNLTPEQEKALEQMKADLKVELEKLLTPDQKKMVENFRPMGPGGGQAKKGGPGGKGGNRPNVPSNFEITAPPLLPTPILVKGPLQVVGGKSPIQLTGDAIEGVLGNYNKEVSGTGIRFLSGQDLNKDGEKAGNLSFTVKGLNNEKGRWYRILVRGLAQDNFAVEDEELYIKAEYFKEDGKNALDYIKKSIYAQLELERKSFKDPGTNKSLGAATWRNYSIDFRTPFPEVDTLKISVGFNKGAGKSTNSEFWISELEVLPIPDPTNYTRPTRASNSNPPALKSLVSLGGRWYYDPRNGGKEIPKQFDSTNVDQLYYLADKLETPFVNNTTSWLRRGYLDYFGKLVEKDQFVSDSLVILFTEKFIVLRSKNLPNHPTAVFPDRTRYLDGNPNYIQEQRDVWRIPLQPKENPKHVAMTMKNTRALPMGPIGVAVNGVVFFNPFDESAEVDAVWRLDRCCGHPSPSFEYHYHKYPSCVNTPWADDGAEHSTLIGFAFDGYPVYGPYESKGVLAKDSKEHPLNEFNLHSDPLRGPHYHVTPGKFPHIIGGYWGEVDPSTRGKKGPPKQ, encoded by the coding sequence ATGCGGCGGATCATTTTCGGGCTGATTGCTTTGGGATTTGGTGCGATTCTCATCACTTCTCCGCTCTTTTCGCAACCCCCCGGAGGAGATAAAGGGGGCAAAGGTCCGCCACGATTTGAGCTCGGAACGGTTCTCCCTCCGCCTCTCCTGGAAGAATTAAATCTGACTCCCGAGCAGGAAAAAGCCTTGGAGCAAATGAAAGCCGACCTGAAAGTTGAACTCGAAAAACTTTTGACCCCGGACCAGAAAAAAATGGTGGAAAATTTTCGGCCGATGGGCCCCGGAGGGGGTCAGGCCAAAAAAGGAGGTCCGGGTGGAAAAGGAGGCAACCGACCGAATGTTCCCTCGAACTTCGAAATCACCGCCCCGCCGCTGCTTCCGACCCCAATTCTGGTGAAAGGCCCCCTGCAAGTCGTCGGTGGCAAATCCCCGATTCAGCTGACCGGAGACGCGATCGAGGGGGTTCTGGGGAACTACAACAAGGAAGTTTCCGGCACCGGTATTCGCTTCCTATCCGGGCAAGATCTCAATAAAGATGGGGAGAAGGCGGGAAACTTATCCTTCACGGTGAAAGGGTTGAACAACGAGAAAGGACGATGGTACCGCATTTTGGTACGCGGACTGGCTCAGGACAACTTTGCCGTGGAGGATGAAGAGCTTTACATCAAGGCGGAATACTTCAAGGAAGACGGAAAAAACGCTCTCGATTACATCAAAAAGTCCATTTATGCCCAATTGGAGTTGGAGCGGAAATCCTTCAAAGACCCGGGCACCAATAAGAGCCTGGGAGCGGCCACCTGGAGGAATTACTCCATTGATTTTCGAACACCCTTTCCAGAAGTGGATACTCTGAAAATCAGCGTCGGCTTCAACAAAGGCGCGGGCAAGTCTACGAACTCCGAATTCTGGATTTCTGAGCTGGAAGTGTTGCCGATACCCGATCCCACGAATTACACGCGCCCGACTCGGGCAAGCAACTCGAATCCTCCCGCTCTGAAGTCCTTAGTCTCTCTCGGAGGCCGTTGGTATTATGATCCACGCAACGGCGGCAAGGAAATTCCCAAACAGTTCGATTCTACGAACGTCGATCAACTCTACTATCTGGCTGACAAACTTGAAACACCCTTTGTGAACAATACGACTTCCTGGCTACGGCGCGGCTATCTGGACTACTTCGGCAAGCTGGTCGAAAAGGATCAGTTCGTTTCCGACTCCCTGGTTATCCTTTTCACCGAAAAGTTTATCGTGCTCCGCTCAAAAAATTTACCGAACCACCCCACCGCCGTGTTCCCTGACCGTACCCGATATCTCGATGGCAATCCGAATTACATTCAGGAACAGCGCGACGTCTGGCGGATTCCATTGCAACCTAAAGAGAATCCGAAGCACGTGGCCATGACTATGAAGAATACCAGAGCGTTACCTATGGGTCCGATCGGTGTAGCTGTGAACGGGGTGGTATTTTTCAATCCTTTCGACGAGTCCGCCGAGGTCGATGCGGTCTGGCGACTCGACCGCTGCTGCGGCCATCCCAGCCCTTCTTTCGAATATCACTACCACAAATATCCTTCTTGCGTGAATACTCCCTGGGCCGATGATGGGGCAGAGCATTCCACCTTGATCGGATTCGCCTTCGATGGCTATCCGGTTTATGGGCCGTATGAATCGAAAGGGGTACTCGCAAAGGATTCTAAAGAGCATCCGCTCAATGAATTCAACCTTCATTCGGATCCTCTCCGCGGACCCCATTATCATGTGACACCGGGTAAATTCCCGCACATCATCGGTGGCTACTGGGGAGAAGTAGACCCGAGCACGCGGGGCAAGAAAGGGCCGCCCAAGCAGTAA
- a CDS encoding cis-3-hydroxy-L-proline dehydratase, translating into MKITRILAYRVELPLYETTYKWSGGKSVTVFDSTIVRVETDSGLIGYGEVCPLGPFYLPAYADGVRAGLKELGPHLIGQDPRQLGKLNRLMDAALKGHPYVKSGIDIACWDILGQAAGLPVCELLGGRYGEDFHLYRAISQESPEEMASRVAAYRAEGYRRFQLKVGGDPDVDIQRIHAVAAKLQPGDRLVADANTGWTQHEAVRVVRGVRDIDVYIEQPCLTYEECLSVRRNTDHPFVLDENIDGLDVLLRAKADLAMDVVNLKISKLGGLTKIRQARDLCVSMGIAMTLEDSWGGDIATAAIAHLAHSTPTEFLFTSTDFNSYVTVSTADGAPQRVQGRMAASKKPGLGVTPKMDVLGKPVLLVE; encoded by the coding sequence ATGAAGATAACTCGAATACTGGCCTACCGCGTGGAATTGCCGCTATACGAGACCACCTACAAGTGGTCGGGCGGCAAATCGGTCACCGTTTTCGATAGTACTATCGTGCGGGTGGAAACCGATTCTGGCCTCATCGGGTACGGCGAAGTCTGCCCTCTCGGCCCATTCTATTTGCCAGCTTACGCCGACGGTGTCCGGGCGGGATTGAAAGAGCTGGGGCCACATCTGATCGGACAAGATCCCCGGCAACTGGGAAAGCTGAATCGCCTGATGGATGCCGCTTTGAAGGGGCATCCCTATGTGAAAAGCGGCATCGATATCGCTTGCTGGGATATTCTGGGTCAAGCCGCCGGGTTGCCGGTTTGCGAGTTGCTCGGTGGCCGTTATGGGGAAGATTTCCATCTCTACCGGGCGATTTCGCAGGAATCCCCGGAAGAAATGGCCAGTCGAGTCGCCGCCTATCGGGCGGAAGGCTATCGCCGTTTCCAATTGAAAGTCGGCGGCGATCCCGATGTCGATATTCAGCGTATTCATGCGGTGGCCGCGAAACTTCAGCCGGGCGATAGACTGGTGGCCGATGCCAACACTGGTTGGACCCAGCACGAAGCAGTTCGGGTTGTGCGCGGGGTTCGCGATATCGATGTCTATATCGAGCAGCCCTGCCTGACTTACGAAGAGTGTCTGAGCGTTCGCCGTAACACGGATCATCCCTTCGTCCTGGACGAAAATATCGACGGCTTGGATGTACTACTGCGGGCCAAAGCCGATTTGGCCATGGATGTTGTGAATTTGAAGATCAGTAAGCTGGGCGGTCTCACCAAGATTCGCCAGGCACGCGATCTCTGCGTCAGCATGGGCATCGCCATGACCCTGGAGGATAGCTGGGGCGGTGACATTGCCACTGCGGCCATCGCTCACCTGGCGCACAGCACGCCTACCGAGTTTCTGTTCACCAGTACTGACTTTAACAGCTACGTCACTGTCTCCACGGCGGACGGCGCCCCCCAACGGGTGCAAGGCCGAATGGCCGCTTCGAAAAAACCGGGCTTGGGAGTCACCCCGAAAATGGATGTGCTCGGAAAACCAGTGCTCCTGGTGGAATAG
- a CDS encoding M90 metallopeptidase family protein, translating into MLRYISYLVLLLNTTTQISAHENLQEKSAEPSKPTSRTERKIEGWTIRVDNRLLSGPDQELGAKCLRFLEAKLVDIKIVVPEDKVKKLQNVKIVLDLTHGKLGSMQYHPSASWLKANGYSSDLEKCVHIPRAADLPVKRNVNEQPWVILHELAHAYHDQVLGFEEPRIREVYEKYKKSGHGDKTLLFNGERVKHYALTDHKEFFAEMTEAYFGVNDFFPFVRAELKDSEPEIYELMSKIWAPEKKSR; encoded by the coding sequence ATGCTGAGATATATCTCCTACCTCGTTCTGCTGCTTAACACCACTACCCAGATAAGCGCGCATGAAAACCTACAGGAGAAATCGGCCGAGCCGAGCAAACCGACTTCGCGAACCGAACGCAAAATCGAAGGCTGGACAATCCGTGTCGACAATCGACTGCTCTCGGGTCCGGATCAGGAACTGGGTGCGAAATGTCTGCGCTTTCTGGAAGCGAAGCTCGTGGATATCAAGATCGTCGTGCCGGAAGACAAAGTCAAAAAACTGCAGAATGTGAAAATCGTACTCGATTTGACACACGGAAAACTTGGCTCGATGCAGTATCATCCCAGTGCCAGCTGGCTGAAGGCCAATGGCTACAGCTCCGATCTGGAAAAATGCGTACACATCCCCCGTGCGGCCGATCTTCCCGTGAAACGCAATGTCAACGAGCAGCCCTGGGTGATACTGCATGAACTGGCACATGCCTACCATGATCAGGTGCTGGGATTCGAGGAACCGCGTATTCGCGAAGTGTACGAAAAATATAAAAAGAGCGGGCATGGGGATAAAACTCTGCTTTTCAACGGCGAAAGAGTGAAGCACTATGCCCTCACCGATCACAAAGAGTTCTTTGCCGAAATGACCGAGGCTTACTTCGGCGTGAATGACTTTTTCCCATTCGTGCGCGCGGAACTAAAGGATTCTGAACCGGAGATCTACGAACTGATGTCAAAGATCTGGGCGCCCGAGAAGAAATCGAGATAA